A single genomic interval of Hydractinia symbiolongicarpus strain clone_291-10 chromosome 8, HSymV2.1, whole genome shotgun sequence harbors:
- the LOC130655108 gene encoding prefoldin subunit 6-like, whose translation MAKVQEQLQLALESYQKLQKDIQKMVTGRQQLDAQYNENKIVKDELDVLEAGANVYKLTGPVLVKQDLAEAKLNVQKRLDYIQGELKRHEKSIKDLQSKQESQRETLAKLQQQYQGILQKQGVKV comes from the coding sequence atggctaaagtTCAAGAACAACTTCAACTGGCATTGGAAAGCTAtcaaaaacttcaaaaagaCATTCAAAAAATGGTTACTGGTCGTCAACAACTAGATGCACAatacaatgaaaataaaattgtgaAAGATGAACTTGATGTTTTGGAGGCTGGTGCTAATGTTTATAAACTAACTGGTCCAGTTTTAGTTAAACAGGATTTAGCTGAAGCAAAATTGAATGTGCAAAAACGATTAGATTATATTCAAGGAGAACTGAAGAGGCATGAGAAATCTATTAAAGATTTGCAATCAAAACAAGAATCTCAAAGAGAAACATTAGCAAAACTGCAACAGCAATACCAAGGAATTCTACAGAAACAGGGAGTTAAAGTGTAA
- the LOC130654074 gene encoding tudor domain-containing protein 15-like yields MQGVTTVDLPFGRVTKWYATYVDSCGHIFCQLSEPSISVKYERLYQGINSWARAGKLQLIPIDPAIGEVCLAKAGDGSWYRCQVTEVDVDSRQADVFYFDYGNSEVVSFDCISQLPPPFSDLPPQANECVLANVEPVLHNDKWSERALELIKELVLEQELHGIAIKLYRNVLVLKLFADHEGTVTVAEQLISAGFGQVKHSRSISSSSGSAVRSGSISSAGSAGSKKNSLTGAARSLKQYKRTALNPEQYIDFSVVYCENLNKFFCQFVASKNDLDKLQENLQVLYRNESSEVIMKSVKLNQPCCAKFSEDDMWYRGIVKTINSTSATIYFVDYGNTDLVNQTDLREIKTELLSLPICAVECSLSGVLPLAGEKTYSDKAKEKFETLTMDNSSMVGLVTKVTNNKIEVILYDSNDSPINQKLVEEGLVAAVGQPEANLASLQSQSSQSMPEEEASNQFIKYVPQVISTGFEALVYVSYMYNPHNFYVSLVQSTNSLDQLMADIRSVYQDSVNTKGIINPVVDQPCAVKFSEDNQYYRGVITELKSHMVKVHYVDYGNSEDIAVGLLQNLRKEFIKLPKQAIPCKLDGIEPINEEFHADACRKFEELTLDKNITMTVIGLQDGVHLVRLEEINHNNVVPKIDIAQALILGGMGKEGGMPTKKRNFGAKITSSTTRYKDLKIDINTYIDVSPVDVLNPSQFCCHVVQNAVEFKQLTKEINEFYDSSVADSQVKWEKLVPCVALYDVDKCWYRATVTSIVTNTTVEVSFVDFGNTEVINIQNIRPIYEGFMVLPAQVFVCSLADVIPVNKFWTSEAVKYFQNLVIDKHLAANIKSKNENNSYSIVLYDTKNSPEVNISQSLIKNGYASSTEATVATLGCEKYVDPNDVEQVLVTCVTNPSNFWLQLSRLGGQLDQMMTQIETFYTNLNQQDLSIASPMIGQYCCAKFTEDDGWYRAAIEEVNGSTVTVRYIDYGNSENIDIGRIKVLDTDFDSLPKFALHCGLAEMKNFLDWDLSLNSLLLDKGFEARFSTNESSPLLVHLKSDGKSVNGEIAVLIGLQPDKKIYDKTPCNLTTPPFIVGKSYGMYFLHEATPKTFYCQLVEGEESLNNLMDDIAVYMDSRGVSACDDVNVGSYCLACYSEDGKWYRAQIAAVMGNNITIYFCDYGNKEVISSMEKISSLPERFCSLPMQVVECSTQSLQSGGKMKDFLSSIDIEQVLNTRIIELNSEGYIVVDICNVSDNNQPTHETTLCKPEPEETNTNVPAKSRQQKLEFKCTDLESNEPGICTFISSPIQINVQLNKYGDKLTTIMDELATYCETAPQLVNLEPSLACAAKYVMDDAWYRAEILNINADKVMVNFVDYGNTEEVPANSLKQLTAPLASLPKTSVSFTLHDVHAEDVDFSKAKLWLEENVLDQSVDVKVISKSETAVEANVYITGSEGHVNDALYTFCAATEFSASENLVSNKDEVTQKLQAKSPVVEKEEKSAITHKIPQQEEKKRLISCPKFAANTNTNAFCYVVESPVVLRCQLSQYQEQLDDLMNHIAAVADSSPVLNAPETNDICLAKYSADEGWYRGRIVNVDDGITVEFVDFGNQEKVDAQGIRSLSAEFAILPQTCVKVILNDVHLEDIDTAATITWLQEKVLEHVLRLEVVNVEDQATISAYVYIEGQDEHVNDKIYELHALQVTEEVVAVNENVVESSPPVQDTRTSSSPNTNVVAQTAVKTTPCKYKSHAINNNDTVPVICTFVSSATEIQVQLFQYTMQLDELMEKIASYCSQKTVTPNNLAVGTPYLGLYPDDGEWYRAEISDIDGENITLNYIDYGNTAIVTAKDVRNITEEFLSLPRTCVTCKLHDVHVEDIDVKKSQEFLETYLNQELTLSVSIVENEQTISGFVSVPNGKVSLNDMLYEKFSLPEVVVEEEKSAEPEKSSQQQGEKHALSCPEFGANNNKNAFCYVVESPVVLRCQLSQYQEQLDDLMNHIAAVADSSPVLNAPETNDICLAKYSADDGWYRGRIVNIDDGITVEFVDFGNQEKVDAQFIRSLSAEFAILPQTCVKVILNDVHLEDIDTAATITWLQEKVLEHVVRLEVVNVEEQATISAYVYIEGQDEHVNDKIYELHALQVTEEVVAVNENVVESSPPVQDTRTSSSPNTNVVAQTAVKTTPCKYKAHAINNNDTVPVICTFVSSATEIQVQLFQYTAQLDELMEKIASYCSQKTVTPNNLAVGTPYLGLYPDDGEWYRAEISDIDGKNITLKYIDYGNTAIVTAKDVRNITEEFLSLPRTCVTCKLHDVHVEDIDVKKSQEFLETYLNQELTLSVSTVENEQTISGFVSVPNGKVSLNDMLYEKFSLPEVLEAKETSAVPLSESATVVEQESKAQDDSMLANSEIVGEASILSKDHVVFLPSVVNSEEEVICTFVESPIKICCQLVRHESLFQAISALTEAPPADAKPVAHFAKGKAVIAKSEDDGAWYRAAILAKNESSVSVLYVDFGNKEEVPEANLIELYNDQLLAPPCCESIILQDVFQADLDCEKVMTWLNTECIDQPLRLETSKNEAGEYQAYVYFSGKRSEQSINDIIYAQFSSEDKVVEDDVIEEEDENGVNNGEPTIVCPESGLRQFPKPTVTAGTSENAICTVVDTPTVIRCQLGKYQKKLERLYNVISTQIETLSGMRFLEEGAPCLAQYVDLSWCRARILSASEATTRVEFVDFGNVDDVINEDFRVIRPEWVSDPEFCVKCILDGVHILPENEADVIEYLNRTLVDDAARVTLDIKKVDNEKDECHVILNQNGVDINDFLRKTYGPIECVYRERHVALGEKIKVTIPLTSTLSKFYCVFDDTKTEVDGMMADLNKVYSSAACPSPSDLQVDMPCCVRINNKWYRGEVTKISDHAEVLLVDYGLIESVPASDVRTLISSFFKLEMQAVCCSLFDLRPLKNTNTWSKEAVEYFNAVCDGEVLSATVVKYYDDMYYVALVLDNGDTIYELLTRENHAETKERRLSSPEALVLNGH; encoded by the exons ATGCAAGGTGTAACAACGGTTGACCTACCGTTTGGAAGAGTCACAAAGTGGTACGCAACTTATGTTGATTCGTGTGGACATATATTTTGTCAGCTAAGTGAACCCTCTATTTCTGTCAAATATGAACGCCTTTATCAAGGCATTAACAGTTGGGCAAGAGCTGGAAAACTGCAATTAATACCTATAGATCCGGCAATTGGAGAAGTTTGTTTAGCAAAAGCAGGTGACGGTTCATGGTACCGTTGTCAAGTAACAGAAGTTGATGTTGATTCACGGCAAGcagatgttttttattttgattatggCAACTCAGAAGTTGTTTCATTTGACTGTATATCACAGCTTCCACCACCATTTTCAGATCTTCCACCACAAGCAAATGAGTGTGTTCTTGCTAATGTCGAGCCAGTATTGCACAATGATAAATGGAGTGAAAGGGCATTGGAACTTATAAAAGAATTAGTTTTAGAACAGGAGTTGCATGGTATTGCCATTAAATTATATAGAAATGTTTTGGTCTTGAAATTATTTGCTGACCATGAAGGAACTGTGACAGTGGCAGAACAGTTAATATCTGCTGGTTTTGGACAAGTGAAACATTCTAGATCAATAAGCAGTTCCAGTGGCAGCGCTGTCAGATCAGGGTCTATATCAAGTGCTGGAAGCGCTGGATCTAAAAAGAATTCTTTAACAGGGGCAGCAAGAAGTCTAAAACAATATAAGAGAACGGCCTTAAACCCTGAGCAATACATTGATTTTTCTGTTGTATATTGTGAaaacttaaacaagtttttttgccAGTTTGTTGCATCTAAAAATGATTTGGACAAACTACAAGAAAATTTACAGGTACTTTATAGAAATGAATCAAGCGAAGTAATTATGAAGTCAGTTAAATTAAATCAACCCTGTTGTGCAAAGTTTTCTGAAGATGATATGTGGTATCGTGGAATCGTTAAAACAATCAATAGTACATCTGCAACTATTTACTTTGTTGATTATGGTAATACAGATTTAGTCAATCAAACTGATCTACGAGAAATCAAAACAGAATTGTTATCACTGCCAATATGTGCAGTGGAATGTAGTCTATCTGGGGTATTACCATTGGCAGGCGAAAAGACTTATTCTGATAAAGCGAAGGAAAAATTTGAAACCTTAACAATGGACAATTCTTCAATGGTGGGATTGGTTACTAAGGttacaaacaacaaaattgaagtgattttgtatGACAGCAATGACAGTCCTATTAATCAAAAGCTTGTTGAGGAAGGTTTAGTTGCTGCAGTTGGTCAACCTGAAGCAAATTTAGCCTCGTTGCAATCACAAAGTTCTCAGTCTATGCCTGAAGAGGAAGCCTCAAACCAATTTATAAAATATGTACCTCAAGTTATTTCTACTGGCTTTGAGGCACTTGTTTATGTTTCCTATATGTATAATCCACACAATTTCTATGTGAGTTTGGTTCAGAGTACTAACAGTCTGGATCAGTTAATGGCTGATATCAGGAGTGTTTACCAAGACAGTGTGAATACGAAGGGCATTATAAATCCTGTTGTTGATCAGCCTTGCGCAGTGAAGTTTTCTGAAGATAATCAGTATTACAGGGGTGTTATAACTGAACTTAAAAGTCATATGGTGAAG GTTCACTATGTTGATTATGGTAACAGTGAGGATATAGCTGTTGGGCTACTTCAAAATCTGCGTAAAGAATTTATCAAACTGCCAAAGCAAGCCATTCCCTGCAAGTTGGATGGTATTGAACCAATAAATG AGGAATTTCATGCTGATGCTTGTCGAAAGTTTGAAGAGCTTACTTTGGATAAAAACATCACAATGACTGTCATTGGTCTGCAAGATGGAGTGCATCTAGTAAGACTAGAAGAGATCAACCACAACAATGTTGTGCCAAAGATTGATATTGCTCAAGCATTAATATTAGGTGGGATGGGAAAGGAAGGAGGCATGCCTACTAAAAAAA GGAATTTTGGTGCAAAAATAACATCCAGCACAACACGATATAAAGACTTGAAAATTGATATTAATACTTACATAGATGTATCACCTGTGGACGTGCTCAATCCATCTCAATTTTGTTGTCATGTTGTTCAAAATGCTGTTGAATTTAAACAGCTTACTAAAGAAATAAATGAGTTCTACGATTCCTCTGTTGCAGATAGTCAAGTAAAATGGGAAAAGCTTGTGCCATGTGTCGCACTTTATGATG TTGATAAGTGTTGGTATAGAGCCACTGTAACAAGTATTGTGACCAACACAACTGTAGAAGTATCATTTGTGGATTTTGGAAACACGGAAGTCATCAACATCCAAAATATAAGACCTATATACGAGGGATTCATGGTTCTACCAGCACAAGTGTTTGTATGCTCTTTGGCTGATGTGATACCTGTCAACAAATTTTGGACATCGGAAGCagttaaatattttcaaaacctTGTTATTGACAAACATTTGGCTGCAAATATCAAgtcaaaaa ATGAAAATAATTCATACTCTATTGTCCTGTATGACACAAAGAATTCTCCTGAAGTAAATATATCAcaaagtctcatcaaaaatggatatGCATCTTCCACTGAAGCTACTGTGGCAACCTTGGGTTGTGAAAAATATGTGGATCCAAACGATGTCGAACAAGTTCTTGTAACGTGTGTTACGAATCCTTCTAATTTTTGGTTGCAGCTTAGCCGATTAGGTGGACAGCTGGACCAAATGATGACGCAAATTGAAACTTTCTACACAAATCTTAATCAGCAGGATTTATCAATAGCAAGTCCAATGATTGGCCAGTATTGTTGCGCAAAGTTCACTGAAGATGATGGTTGGTATCGAGCAGCGATTGAAGAAGTGAATGGGAGTACGGTCACTGTAAGATATATTGACTATGGCAATTCTGAAAATATAGACATAGGCAGGATCAAAGTTTTAGACACAGATTTTGATAGTTTGCCAAAATTTGCTTTGCACTGTGGTTTGGCAGAAATGAAAAACTTCCTAGATTGGGATCTTTCCTTAAATTCCTTGTTGCTTGATAAGGGTTTTGAAGCGAGATTTTCCACCAACGAATCGTCCCCATTACTGGTGCATCTTAAATCTGATGGAAAATCTGTTAATGGTGAAATTGCAGTGCTTATTGGTTTGCAGccagataaaaaaatatacgaTAAAACGCCATGTAACCTTACAACTCCACCATTTATAGTTGGTAAGAGTTATGGAATGTATTTTTTGCATGAAGCTACTCCAAAAACATTTTACTGCCAGTTAGTTGAGGGTGAGGAAAGCCTGAATAATTTGATGGATGATATTGCTGTCTACATGGATTCCCGTGGTGTTAGTGCATGTGATGACGTTAACGTTGGAAGTTATTGCTTAGCTTGTTACAGTGAAGATGGGAAATGGTACAGAGCTCAAATTGCAGCTGTTATGGGAAACAAT ATTACCATATATTTCTGTGACTATGGTAACAAGGAAGTTATTAGCTCAATGGAGAAGATAAGCAGTCTTCCTGAAAGATTTTGCAGCCTTCCCATGCAAGTCGTGGAATGTTCAACTCAATCGCTTCAAAGTGGTGGCAAAATGAAGGACTTCTTAAGTTCAATAGATATTGAACAAGTTTTGAACACAAGAATTATCGAACTAAACAGTGAAGGATATATTGTTGTGGATATTTGTAATGTGAGTGACAATAACCAACCAACACATGAAACTACACTATGTAAACCGGAACCTGAAGAAACGAATACCAATGTTCCTGCGAAAAGTAGACAGCAGAAGTTGGAATTTAAATGCACAGACCTAGAATCAAACGAACCTGGCATTTGTACTTTTATCTCATCACCAATACAGATTAATGTTCAACTGAACAAATATGGGGACAAACTTACAACGATCATGGACGAATTGGCTACTTATTGTGAAACTGCTCCTCAGTTAGTAAATCTGGAGCCTTCATTAGCTTGCGCTGCGAAATACGTGATGGATGATGCTTGGTACCGTGCAGAAATCTTAAACATTAATGCCGATAAAGTTATGGTAAATTTTGTTGATTATGGGAACACCGAAGAAGTTCCTGCCAACTCGTTAAAACAACTAACTGCACCGCTGGCTTCTCTCCCTAAGACCTCTGTTTCATTTACTCTTCACGACGTTCACGCTGAAGATGTAGACTTTAGTAAAGCTAAACTGTGgcttgaagaaaatgttttagacCAATCAGTTGATGTTAAGGTTATTTCAAAGAGTGAAACCGCAGTGGAAGCTAATGTTTACATTACTGGTTCCGAGGGTCACGTGAACGATGCCTTGTACACCTTTTGTGCTGCCACAGAGTTTTCCGCGTCTGAAAACCTAGTATCGAACAAAGACGAAGTTACACAAAAGTTACAAGCTAAATCACCTGTcgtagaaaaagaagaaaaaagtgcaATAACTCATAAAATTCCCCAACAAGAAGAAAAGAAGCGTCTTATATCCTGTCCAAAATTTGCAGCTAATACGAACACGAATGCATTTTGTTACGTCGTTGAATCGCCGGTGGTTTTGCGTTGTCAACTTTCGCAATATCAAGAACAATTAGACGATCTCATGAATCACATCGCTGCTGTTGCTGACTCGAGTCCAGTACTCAATGCTCCGGAAACAAATGATATATGTTTAGCTAAGTATTCTGCTGATGAAGGCTGGTACAGAGGCCGTATCGTGAATGTCGATGATGGAATTACTGTGGAATTTGTTGATTTTGGAAACCAGGAAAAAGTTGACGCCCAAGGCATCAGATCTTTGTCAGCAGAATTTGCTATTTTGCCTCAAACTTGTGTCAAAGTTATTCTTAATGATGTTCACTTAGAAGATATCGACACTGCTGCGACGATCACATGGCTTCAGGAGAAAGTATTGGAACACGTTCTTCGTTTGGAAGTTGTTAATGTAGAAGACCAAGCGACAATTTCAGCATACGTGTACATTGAAGGTCAGGACGAACATGTTAACGATAAAATATATGAGCTGCACGCCCTACAGGTTACAGAAGAAGTCGTAGCTGTAAATGAAAACGTTGTGGAAAGTTCACCTCCTGTGCAAGACACCCGTACTTCGTCGTCTCCAAATACTAACGTAGTAGCGCAGACTGCTGTGAAAACTACACCATGTAAATACAAATCACATGCGATTAACAATAATGACACTGTTCCAGTAATTTGCACATTTGTAAGCTCTGCAACTGAAATACAAGTTCAGTTATTTCAATATACCATGCAACTAGACGAATTGATGGAGAAGATAGCAAGTTACTGTTCACAAAAAACGGTAACACCGAACAATTTAGCAGTTGGTACGCCCTACCTTGGTTTATATCCTGACGATGGTGAGTGGTATCGTGCAGAAATATCAGACATTGATGGTGAAAACATTACATTGAATTATATTGATTATGGTAACACTGCTATTGTAACCGCGAAAGATGTTCGCAATATAACTGAAGAATTTTTGTCGCTGCCGAGAACCTGTGTAACATGTAAGCTACATGATGTTCATGTGGAAGATATCGATGTAAAAAAATCACAGGAATTTTTAGAAACATACTTGAATCAAGAACTGACATTAAGCGTGTCAATAGTCGAAAACGAACAAACTATCAGTGGTTTTGTATCTGTACCTAATGGTAAAGTCTCTCTGAATGATATGCTTTATGAAAAATTTTCTTTGCCTGAAGTTGTCGTTGAGGAAGAAAAAAGTGCTGAACCTGAAAAGAGTTCCCAACAACAAGGAGAAAAACATGCCTTGTCGTGTCCAGAATTTGGAGCTAATAACAACAAGAATGCATTTTGTTACGTCGTTGAATCGCCGGTGGTTTTGCGTTGTCAACTTTCGCAATATCAAGAACAATTAGACGATCTCATGAATCACATCGCTGCTGTTGCTGATTCGAGTCCAGTACTCAATGCTCCGGAAACTAATGATATATGTTTAGCTAAGTATTCTGCTGATGACGGCTGGTACAGAGGCCGAATCGTAAATATCGATGATGGAATCACAGTGGAATTTGTTGATTTTGGAAACCAGGAAAAGGTTGACGCCCAATTCATCAGATCTTTGTCAGCAGAATTTGCTATTTTGCCTCAAACTTGTGTCAAAGTTATTCTCAATGATGTTCACTTAGAAGATATCGACACTGCTGCGACGATCACATGGCTTCAGGAGAAAGTATTGGAACATGTTGTTCGTTTGGAAGTTGTAAATGTAGAAGAACAAGCGACAATTTCAGCATACGTTTATATTGAAGGTCAGGACGAACATGTTAACGATAAAATATATGAGCTGCACGCCCTACAGGTTACAGAAGAAGTCGTAGCTGTTAATGAAAACGTTGTGGAAAGTTCGCCTCCTGTGCAAGACACCCGTACTTCGTCGTCTCCAAATACTAACGTAGTAGCGCAGACTGCTGTGAAAACTACACCATGTAAATACAAAGCACATGCGATTAACAATAATGACACTGTTCCAGTAATTTGCACATTTGTAAGCTCTGCAACTGAAATACAAGTTCAGTTATTTCAATATACCGCGCAACTAGACGAATTGATGGAGAAGATAGCAAGTTACTGTTCACAAAAAACGGTAACACCGAACAATTTAGCAGTTGGTACGCCCTACCTTGGTTTATATCCTGACGATGGTGAGTGGTATCGTGCAGAAATATCAGACATTGATGGTAAAAACATTACATTGAAATATATTGATTATGGTAACACTGCCATTGTAACCGCGAAAGATGTTCGCAATATAACTGAAGAATTTTTGTCGTTACCAAGAACCTGTGTAACATGTAAGCTACATGATGTTCATGTGGAAGATATCGATGTAAAAAAATCACAGGAATTTTTAGAAACATACTTGAATCAAGAACTGACATTAAGCGTGTCAACAGTTGAAAACGAACAAACTATCAGTGGTTTCGTATCTGTACCTAATGGTAAAGTCTCTCTAAATGATATGCTTTATGAAAAATTTTCTTTGCCTGAAGTATTGGAAGCCAAAGAGACGTCAGCTGTACCTTTAAGCGAAAGTGCGACTGTTGTCGAACAGGAAAGTAAAGCACAGGATGATAGTATGCTTGCTAACAGTGAAATTGTAGGAGAAGCGTCGATTCTGTCGAAAGATCATGTGGTTTTTTTACCTTCCGTGGTTAACAGTGAGGAGGAAGTGATATGTACGTTCGTTGAATCACCGATTAAAATTTGTTGTCAGTTGGTAAGACACGAATCATTGTTTCAAGCAATCAGTGCGTTAACGGAAGCACCTCCTGCCGACGCAAAGCCTGTTGCACACTTTGCGAAAGGAAAAGCAGTTATTGCTAAATCAGAAGACGATGGAGCCTGGTACCGAGCTGCTATACTAGCCAAGAACGAATCGTCAGTCTCTGTATTGTATGTTGACTTTGGAAATAAGGAAGAAGTACCTGAGGCCAATTTGATAGAATTGTACAACGATCAACTACTGGCACCGCCGTGTTGCGAAAGTATCATCTTACAGGATGTTTTTCAAGCAGATCTTGATTGCGAGAAAGTGATGACGTGGTTAAACACGGAATGTATTGATCAGCCACTCCGACTGGAAACGTCTAAGAATGAGGCAGGAGAGTATCAAGCCTACGTTTATTTTTCGGGTAAAAGAAGTGAACAGTCAATAAATGATATAATCTATGCACAGTTTAGTAGTGAAGATAAAGTAGTGGAAGACGATGTGATTGAAGAAGAGGATGAAAATGGAGTTAATAATGGCGAGCCCACTATTGTTTGTCCAGAGTCGGGATTAAGGCAGTTTCCAAAACCAACAGTTACTGCAGGGACCTCTGAAAACGCTATTTGTACTGTAGTGGACACCCCCACTGTTATAAGATGCCAACTTgggaaatatcaaaaaaagctGGAGCGCCTATATAATGTCATCTCCACGCAAATCGAAACGCTGTCTGGTATGCGGTTTCTTGAAGAAGGTGCTCCTTGTCTGGCTCAGTATGTAGATCTGTCGTGGTGTCGTGCTCGCATATTGTCTGCTTCCGAAGCTACTACGCGGGTGGAATTCGTTGATTTTGGGAATGTAGATGACGTTATTAATGAAGATTTTCGTGTGATTAGGCCAGAATGGGTTTCTGACCCAGAATTCTGTGTAAAATGTATACTTGATGGGGTGCATATTTTGCCGGAGAACGAAGCTGATGTGATTGAGTATTTGAACAGGACGCTGGTGGATGATGCGGCCAGAGTGACTTTAGATATCAAAAAAGTTGACAATGAAAAAGACGAGTGTCATGTTATACTTAATCAAAATGGTGTAGATATCAACGATTTTCTTCGAAAAACGTATGGCCCGATCGAGTGCGTGTACCGCGAACGACACGTTGCATTGGGCGAGAAAATTAAAGTGACAATTCCTCTGACGTCTACTTTGTCTAAGTTTTATTGCGTATTCGACGACACAAAGACAGAGGTGGACGGAATGATGGCTGACCTGAATAAAGTTTACAGTAGCGCTGCTTGTCCGTCGCCATCGGATCTTCAAGTGGATATGCCATGCTGTGTACGTATAAACAACAAATGGTACCGTGGCGAAGTAACAAAAATCAGCGATCACGCCGAGGTGCTTTTAGTGGATTATGGTTTGATCGAAAGCGTGCCCGCGTCCGATGTTCGAACGCTGATATCGAGTTTTTTCAAGTTAGAAATGCAAGCGGTTTGCTGCAGTTTGTTCGATTTACGCCCCCTGAAAAATACAAACACTTGGTCAAAAGAGGCGGTTGAGTATTTCAACGCTGTGTGCGACGGAGAAGTTTTATCCGCCACTGTCGTAAAATATTACGATGATATGTATTACGTTGCGCTGGTGCTCGATAATGGTGACACTATTTACGAATTACTTACTAGAGAAAATCATGCCGAAACAAAAGAGCGACGATTAAGTAGCCCTGAGGCACTCGTTCTAAATGGACATTGA